The following DNA comes from Tunturibacter psychrotolerans.
CTCGACGCCTGGATCGGTGCCGACGAGCAACCCGACGACATCACCCTCGTACTAGCCCGCCAGGTCTGACATCAACCCTTTCCAAATAGAAAGGAGTCGTCATCCTGACCCTGAGCGAAGTCGAAGGGGGAAGGATCCCTGTATTTTGTCTTTGCCTGTTTACGCGTCAGAGACCAGACCCGATAAAAAATAATTCAAAACCGTGGCGTATTTTTCAGCGCCCAAAAACACGCTGTCAGAACACCATCTCAACCACGCATCCCACCACGATCACACCATCAAAACACCACGGCCAAACACCCGCTTTTCGCAAAACACCCCTCAAAAAACCAGCAAAACAACAAAAAACCAGACTCCACCACACCAGATTTTTTTTCTTGAAATTACTATTTTTCTCGAAGCGCTTTAACCACGATGTCGTTGGGAGAAATTCCAGCCGGAAGAATAGTAAAAAGCGCTGGCCCCTGCTTTCCTTCCGTCCGAATCACCGCAATATCCCCGGAATGTGTATCTGCAACCAGCAAAAGATGCTCATCCGCCGAAAACGCAAGCGCATCCGGCGAAGATCCCGTACGAACGCTGCCAGCCAGCTTCCCATCGTCAATGCTATAAAGCCCAATCGAATCAGCACCCGAGTTCGCGACCCATAGCGTGCTGTTGTCGCGGCTGACGATCCCCCGCACCGGCTTGTTACCAATCGAGTAAGTTCCCCCAACTTCATTGGTCCAGGTAGCAATCTCCGAGAAGCTGTCGGAATCGAAGTTTGAGACGAAAATTTCACCGCCATCCGGCTTCATCGCAAGATGAACCGGCATTTTCCCAACGTCCAGCAACGCAAGCATGCGGTCCGCCGTAAGCGAAGGATTTTGTTTGGCAGCCCACGATCCAGGCGCTGCCGCCAGACCCAGCGCCATCACCTGATGCCCTGCGGAGCAGGCCACGAAGGCCTTTGAGGAGTCGGGCAAAATTACCGTGTCTGCGGCTCCCGGACAGCCGGAAAATGTCGAGCGAAGATGTGTAACTGAAGCAGACGCTGGGGAACCGGCGCTATAGGGAATCAGATCGAAGACGGACACGCTGTTGCTCCCATGATTCGTGACCACGAGAGTGCGGCCATCAGGAGAGATATGCACCTGAACGGGTTGTTCGCCAGCCCCTGCGACGGAGACTTCGCGCCGGAGGTCAAGGTCAACGATGCTGACGCTGTTTGAGCCGTAGTTGGCAACATAAGCACGGTGTCCGGTAGGTTCAACGGTGATGAAAGATGGCCGATGACGGACCGCGATCGTCGCAACAACACGATTCGCGTCGGCGTTGATGACTGAAATCGTGCCCGACTGAGCATTGGCGACATAAACCTCATTTCGAGTTGGATTGACGGCCATCTTGGTTGGGTCCGTGCCCACCTGGAGCGTGCGGTCCTGACGAAGGTAGACAAGATCAAGTACGGTGACCGTATTCGATCCCGCATTGCTGACGTATGCGTACTCCCGATAACCCGCTGGAACGTCAGGAAAACGGTTCCTATGGCAGCCGAAGAGGGCGAGGAGGATCGCGAATGCTGCGACGATTGAGATCCGAAATGAAGAGCGGCGGGGCGTTGGCACTGTTCGGAGTCTATCGAGGTGGTGCAAGGGCGGCAAGAGGAAGTGCGATCGTGAGAATTCTAAATTACGTCTCCGAAACTTTTATGCGTCATCCAGTGTTTATGGGATCGATGCTGATGGTCGATAGCATCACGTGCAATTCCTACTCGGACAACGAAGCTGCGGTCCCCCTGCGGCTTCGTTGATTTTTTAGCGGCGGACTCGCCGAACATGAACCCAATTCCACGCAGTCCATGCGAAGTACCCACCCTGAATAACCCACACAGCGATGTAAGCGAAGAGCAAATGCCGATGAGGCATTGTGCTCGTGTCAAAAAAAGAACGCCAGGTCATTGTGGAATCTCCAAAGAAGCTTCGATGGCCTGCAGAGCGGCTTCCTGCTCTGCGAATTGGCGGCGGCGCTCAAGTGCGAAACGGAATAAGACGATACAAATTCCCCATATAGTCCAGCCGGCAAGATTCCAATAGAAAGCGGGAAGCATTGAGGGGTCAACGCCGGAGTCAGGGCCACCACCGAATACTGGGGCTGGGTGTTGGGTGCGCCACCAGCGGATGGACATGTAGACAATGGGGACGTCTACCGCGGCAAAGACGGAGAGGACGGCAGCAAGAGTGTGGGTCTGGCCGGCAGAGGAAAATCTGCGCAGCATCAGATAGCTGACATAGAGGAGCCACAGCAAAAGCATGCTGGTAAGGCGTGGATCCCACGTCCACCAGATGCCCCAAGTTGCGCGTGCCCAGAGCATGCCGGTAAGCAGACAGATGCTCGAATAGACGACCGTCACTTCGGCAGTAGCGAGAGCCAAGGCGTCCGCCATAAGAGCCTTCAAGGGGTCTCGACGTCGCCAGTAAAGGTAGAAGAGTGAGGCCGCGAAGTTGACGTAGGGAAAGATCAGACTCAACATCGCGATCGGAACGTGGTAATAGAAGATGCGTCCGACGTTGCCTTGCGCCGCATCCGTTGGGACAAGGAAGATGGCTTGGCGGAAGCCGAAAGCGAGCACGGCGACGCTGATCCCGAACCAGAGCCAGGCGACATTGCGGAGAGTGGGGGTGCGCTGCTCCATAGACCTAGTTTATCCCGAATGTCGTCATTCGGCGTTCAGGACGGTCTCGAAGAGCAGAATGCAGACCGTGGTGAAGATGATGTCGTAACCGAGGAGTTGCTTGATCCAGGTGCCGATCTGGATCGGGTCCAGGTCGGCGGTCAGGACTCCGGTGGTGGCTTGGACCATGGCCAGCAGAGCCGGGAGGGAGATGGGCAGGAGCAGGAGCGGGAGGAGAAGTTCGCGGTTGCGAGCGCGAAGGCCGAGAGCAGCGAAGAAGGTGCCGTTGACGACGAGAGCCCAGGTACCAAGAGGCAGGATCAGAGCGAGGAGCCAGACGTTGCCGAGGGCGTGGAGATTGAAAAATACGATGAAGATGGGGGCCAGCACCGCCTCTACAACGAGGACGAAGAGCATGTTGGCGAGGGCTTTGCCGAGGAAGAGGGCGGAGGCGGGCGAGGGGGCCATACGCTGGGCCTCGAGGACGTTGTTGCGTTGCTCGCGTGCCCAGGATTGGTTGAGGGCGGTGATGGAGGCGAAGAGGAGGGCCACCCAGAGGATGCCACCGGAGATCTGGCGGGTCATGGTGGGGTAGCTGGTGGGGTCGAAGGCGAGGCCGAAGACCACGACTACCAGCAGGGCGAAGAAGAGCATGCCGTTGATGGAGTCGCGGGAGCGCCACTCGAGGCGGAGGTCTTTGCGGAGGTGGTCCCAGACGTGCCGGAGATACTTCATGCCTTCGCGATGTCCTTGGTGAGATCTGCGAGGGTAGCGTCGGCGGCCCGGATGTAGTCGGAGGGTGCGAGCAGGAGTTGGAGACCGCGCTGACCGGCGGAGACGGAGATCTGGTCGAAGAGTTCGATGGTCTCGTCCGCGTAGGCAGGGAAGGTCTTCTTCGCTCCCATCACGGTGACTCCGCCTCGGATGTAGCCCGTGAGCGGCTCTACTTCTTTGAGGGAGGCTAGTTCGGTCTTTTTTGCCTTCGCGGCTTGGGCAAGTTTTTTGAGGTCCAGTTCGGCGTCGCCCGGGATGATGGCGAAGACGTGTTCGCCCGTGTTCGTGTGGGCTAGGAGGGTTTTGAAGACCTGTTCGGGGGGGAGGCCTATCTTGCGGGCTACCGAGATGGCGGTGAGATCCTCGGGATCGACTTCGTAGGTACGCAGCTCGTAGGGGATGCCGAGGGTGTCGAGGAGGCGGGCGGCGTTGGTTTTGGCGGCGGCGGGGGGCTTCACCCGGCGGCCTCGGTGCTGGAGTCCGAGTGGGAGTCTACGATCTCGCCGTTGCGCATGGTCAGGGTGCGGGTCGCGAGGGGTTCGGCGAGGGAGGACTGATGGGTGGTGAGGAGGAGGGTGCGGGCGCCCATTACTCCGTTGACGGGAGCTACGGGCCAGGTGCGGAAGTCGGCGAG
Coding sequences within:
- a CDS encoding beta-propeller fold lactonase family protein, encoding MPTPRRSSFRISIVAAFAILLALFGCHRNRFPDVPAGYREYAYVSNAGSNTVTVLDLVYLRQDRTLQVGTDPTKMAVNPTRNEVYVANAQSGTISVINADANRVVATIAVRHRPSFITVEPTGHRAYVANYGSNSVSIVDLDLRREVSVAGAGEQPVQVHISPDGRTLVVTNHGSNSVSVFDLIPYSAGSPASASVTHLRSTFSGCPGAADTVILPDSSKAFVACSAGHQVMALGLAAAPGSWAAKQNPSLTADRMLALLDVGKMPVHLAMKPDGGEIFVSNFDSDSFSEIATWTNEVGGTYSIGNKPVRGIVSRDNSTLWVANSGADSIGLYSIDDGKLAGSVRTGSSPDALAFSADEHLLLVADTHSGDIAVIRTEGKQGPALFTILPAGISPNDIVVKALREK
- the ccsA gene encoding cytochrome c biogenesis protein CcsA, which codes for MEQRTPTLRNVAWLWFGISVAVLAFGFRQAIFLVPTDAAQGNVGRIFYYHVPIAMLSLIFPYVNFAASLFYLYWRRRDPLKALMADALALATAEVTVVYSSICLLTGMLWARATWGIWWTWDPRLTSMLLLWLLYVSYLMLRRFSSAGQTHTLAAVLSVFAAVDVPIVYMSIRWWRTQHPAPVFGGGPDSGVDPSMLPAFYWNLAGWTIWGICIVLFRFALERRRQFAEQEAALQAIEASLEIPQ
- a CDS encoding heme exporter protein CcmB, which codes for MKYLRHVWDHLRKDLRLEWRSRDSINGMLFFALLVVVVFGLAFDPTSYPTMTRQISGGILWVALLFASITALNQSWAREQRNNVLEAQRMAPSPASALFLGKALANMLFVLVVEAVLAPIFIVFFNLHALGNVWLLALILPLGTWALVVNGTFFAALGLRARNRELLLPLLLLPISLPALLAMVQATTGVLTADLDPIQIGTWIKQLLGYDIIFTTVCILLFETVLNAE
- the ybaK gene encoding Cys-tRNA(Pro) deacylase encodes the protein MKPPAAAKTNAARLLDTLGIPYELRTYEVDPEDLTAISVARKIGLPPEQVFKTLLAHTNTGEHVFAIIPGDAELDLKKLAQAAKAKKTELASLKEVEPLTGYIRGGVTVMGAKKTFPAYADETIELFDQISVSAGQRGLQLLLAPSDYIRAADATLADLTKDIAKA